The Salvelinus fontinalis isolate EN_2023a chromosome 24, ASM2944872v1, whole genome shotgun sequence genome has a segment encoding these proteins:
- the LOC129822408 gene encoding signal recognition particle receptor subunit beta-like, giving the protein MEDNIDVEAGENPFQPYLDALRKELEHQDPIFIIGIIFSLAVVVITFVLFKYFLSSKTVQSAVLLVGLCDSGKTLLFSRLLSGKFKKTQTSITDNSAPYKAKNEKGSSWTLIDVPGHDSLRPQYVEKFKSAARAIVFVVDSAIFQKEVRDVAEFLYFLLTDSAVSRNVPSLIVACNKQDITMAKSAKLIQQQLEKEMNTLRVTRSAALGTQDGSAGSSVHLGKKGKDFEFSQLPMKVEFLECSARGSKGENGQADIGSLEKSLANL; this is encoded by the exons ATGGAGGACAACATAGACGTGGAAGCTGGTGAAAATCCATTTCAACCTTATTTAGACGCTCTACGGAAGGAATTAGAACACCAAGACCCCATATTTATTATCGGAATTATATTTTCTTTGGCTGTTGTTGTCATCACTTTTG TGTTGTTTAAGTACTTCCTGAGCAGCAAAACTGTCCAAAGTGCTGTGTTGCTGGTTGGTCTCTGCGATTCTGGAAAGACCCTTCTCTTTAGTCGA TTGTTGTCAGGAAAGTTCAAAAAGACCCAGACCTCCATCACAGACAACAGTGCCCCCTACAAAGCCAAGAACGAGAAG GGCAGCAGCTGGACCCTGATCGACGTCCCTGGACATGACAGTCTTCGTCCGCAGTATGTGGAGAAGTTCAAATCAGCAGCCAG GGCCATAGTCTTTGTGGTGGACAGTGCCATCTTCCAGAAAGAAGTGAGAGACGTGGCTGagttcctgtacttcctgttgacTGACAGTGCAGTGTCCAGGAATGTCCCCTCTTTGATAGTGGCCTGCAATAAGCAAG ATATCACCATGGCAAAATCTGCTAAGCTGATTCAGCAGCAGCTGGAGAAAGAGAT GAACACATTGagagtgacacggtctgctgctCTGGGCACCCAGGACGGGTCAGCGGGGTCCAGCGTGCACCTGGGGAAGAAGGGCAAGGACTTTGAGTTCAGCCAGCTGCCCATGAAGGTGGAGTTCCTGGAGTGCAGTGCCCGCGGCAGCAAAGGGGAGAACGGGCAGGCAGACATCGGCAGCCTTGAGAAGAGCCTGGCCAACCTGTGA